GTGCTGAACTCCCAGGTGCAGACCGCTGACGCGATCGCGACGTGGGCACACCGGACCGCCGCGATCACGGCGCAGTTCCAGGCCCAGGATGCGGCCCTGCGGGATCTCTTGCGGCAGGGCAGTTCCGGGCTGGAAGAAGGCCGGACGATGCTCGACCGCGTGGCGCCCGCGGTACCGGTGTTGTTCGCCAACCTGGTGAGCCTGGGTGACATCGCCGTCGTCTACCGCCATGACATCGAACAGATTCTGGTGCTGGCGCCGCAGGGCATCGCCGTGATGGCCGGGTCGTTGGTCCCCAACACCGCCACCAAGCAGGACTATCGCGGTTTCTATCTGGACTTCAATCTCAACATGAACCTGCCGCCACCCTGCACGACCGGCTTCCTACCGCCGACACAGCGACGTTCGCCGGCCAGCGTGGACGCGCCCGACCGCCCGGCGGCCGAACTGTACTGCCGGCTGCCGCAGGATTCCGAACTCAATGTCCGTGGCGCGCGCAACATTCCGTGCGAGACCAAGCCGTGGAAGCGGGCCCCGACCGTCGAAATGTGTGAAAGCGACGAGGAGTACGTGCCACTCAACGACGGCTACAACTGGAAGGGCGACCCCAATGCCACCACCACCGGCCAGGGGGTGCCGCAGTATCCGCCGGGCCAGGACCCGCGGCTGCCACCGCCCCGCGGCACCGCACCGGCACCGGTGCCGCCGCCGGCGCCGGTGGCGGTGGCCACCTACGACCCGGCCACCGGCGACTACGTGGGACCCGACGGGCACCGCTACACCGAATCCGATCTGGCGCATCCACGTGCCAAAAACTGGCAGTCGCTGCTGGTGCCCACACCGTGAAAGGTA
The nucleotide sequence above comes from Mycobacterium kiyosense. Encoded proteins:
- a CDS encoding mammalian cell entry protein, with amino-acid sequence MLRLNRKTWIQLAVLFVVTIVSCGAMAFNYMKLPETLFGIGEYTVSVDLPQSGGLYENSVVTYRGTDVGQVKSVNVTATGVRAVLALRSGVKVPADVQASVHSRSAIGEQYIELTPLSGQQPESGTQSGHARSLGNGDVISAGHVDVPVDIGRLLDMTNRALQAIPRENLRTVINESDRAVAGLGPELSRIVDGSTALAIAAGQNVGPLTTLIDQAPPVLNSQVQTADAIATWAHRTAAITAQFQAQDAALRDLLRQGSSGLEEGRTMLDRVAPAVPVLFANLVSLGDIAVVYRHDIEQILVLAPQGIAVMAGSLVPNTATKQDYRGFYLDFNLNMNLPPPCTTGFLPPTQRRSPASVDAPDRPAAELYCRLPQDSELNVRGARNIPCETKPWKRAPTVEMCESDEEYVPLNDGYNWKGDPNATTTGQGVPQYPPGQDPRLPPPRGTAPAPVPPPAPVAVATYDPATGDYVGPDGHRYTESDLAHPRAKNWQSLLVPTP